A stretch of the Arachis stenosperma cultivar V10309 chromosome 6, arast.V10309.gnm1.PFL2, whole genome shotgun sequence genome encodes the following:
- the LOC130936237 gene encoding uncharacterized protein LOC130936237 isoform X1, with the protein MESFKVAANFFFQLWNVFAKDVVSATLDLTLLFAEFLHHLFSAQASELELQQQLNNNDDSYALQQHRYAPSFVSVCELYVKAYVLILDVSSAAALKHVYCFDQDQTWITHLLAKRTFFEAEAAACLRQSFSKVYSSIKSGALDHDAECVTEILVRGICRKPNLQQIYVDLLLSEYNPFKIVKDGKLVAYPWDMPPPYPTNSAILSSSASVYVPSTFGLLAENLVQSWTPQYLEWRMKTCHVETGPVMSLNNLF; encoded by the exons ATGGAATCCTTCAAAGTTGCCGCCAATTTCTTCTTCCAACTCTGGAATGTTTTTGCCAAGGACGTGGTCTCCGCCACCCTCGATTTGACTCTCCTCTTCGCGGAATTTCTGCACCACCTCTTCTCCGCTCAGGCTTCCGAGCTCGAATTACAGCAACAACTCAACAACAACGACGACAGTTACGCTCTCCAACAACACCGATATGCCCCATCGTTTGTATCG gTTTGTGAGCTTTATGTTAAAGCATATGTACTGATACTTGATGTTTCGAGTGCGGCTGCCCTGAAACATGTCTACTGTTTTGACCAAGACCAAACCTGGATAACTCATCTTCTGGCGAAGAGGACATTCTTTGAGGCTGAGGCGGCGGCTTGTCTGAGGCAATCATTCTCTAAGGTATACTCATCGATCAAATCTGGTGCTCTTGATCATGATGCAGAATGTGTCACTGAGATATTAGTTAGAGGGATTTGCAGGAAACCCAACCTACAACAAATATACGTTGACCTCCTCCTCTCCGAGTACAATCCTTTCAAGATTGTCAAGGATGGAAAGCTGGTGGCTTACCCATGGGACATGCCTCCTCCTTATCCAACAAATTCAGCAATCCTCTCATCTTCT GCTTCAGTTTATGTTCCGTCGACATTTGGGCTTTTAGCTGAGAATCTTGTTCAATCCTGGACACCTCAATATCTTGAGTGGAGGATGAAAACCTGCCATGTTGAAACGGGTCCAGTAATGTCACTGAACAATTTGTTTTAG
- the LOC130936237 gene encoding uncharacterized protein LOC130936237 isoform X2: protein MESFKVAANFFFQLWNVFAKDVVSATLDLTLLFAEFLHHLFSAQASELELQQQLNNNDDSYALQQHRYAPSFVSVCELYVKAYVLILDVSSAAALKHVYCFDQDQTWITHLLAKRTFFEAEAAACLRQSFSKASVYVPSTFGLLAENLVQSWTPQYLEWRMKTCHVETGPVMSLNNLF from the exons ATGGAATCCTTCAAAGTTGCCGCCAATTTCTTCTTCCAACTCTGGAATGTTTTTGCCAAGGACGTGGTCTCCGCCACCCTCGATTTGACTCTCCTCTTCGCGGAATTTCTGCACCACCTCTTCTCCGCTCAGGCTTCCGAGCTCGAATTACAGCAACAACTCAACAACAACGACGACAGTTACGCTCTCCAACAACACCGATATGCCCCATCGTTTGTATCG gTTTGTGAGCTTTATGTTAAAGCATATGTACTGATACTTGATGTTTCGAGTGCGGCTGCCCTGAAACATGTCTACTGTTTTGACCAAGACCAAACCTGGATAACTCATCTTCTGGCGAAGAGGACATTCTTTGAGGCTGAGGCGGCGGCTTGTCTGAGGCAATCATTCTCTAAG GCTTCAGTTTATGTTCCGTCGACATTTGGGCTTTTAGCTGAGAATCTTGTTCAATCCTGGACACCTCAATATCTTGAGTGGAGGATGAAAACCTGCCATGTTGAAACGGGTCCAGTAATGTCACTGAACAATTTGTTTTAG